The DNA window TCAGGCCAGATGGCACGCGTCGCATCGTCAGCGTGGATTGTGACACCGGATTCCGCCAACCGCGCGAGCACGCCCGGAAGCAACCGGTCTGCGGCTGCGGCGTGCACCAGAACGGTCTCAACGGCGTTGCACACGCTGGGACGCTGCACCTTGGCGTTGTGCACGATGTCCGTTGCCCAGTCCTCCCGAGCCGACTCGTCGAGGTAAATGTGGACAACGCCAGCCCCGGTCTCGATCACAGGAACGCGCGACTCGGTCACCACCGCCTGGATGAGTGACGCACTCCCCCTCGGAACGAGAACGTCGACGAGGCCGCGCGCCTGCATCAGCCGCGTCGCGCCGTCCCGACCGAACTCGTCGATGGTCTGCGCGGCGCCCGAAGGCAGTCCTACCGAGCCGAGGGCATCCTGAATCACCTCAACGAGCCTGCCGTTCGTGTTCTCGGCAGCGGAACCGCCACGCAGAACGACAGCGTTACCGCTCTTGATCGCGAGTGCGGCGATGTCGATGGTGACGTTGGGGCGCGCCTCATAAATCGCCCCGACGACGCCGAACGGCACCCGGATCTGGTCGATGCGCACGCCGTTGGGCAGGCGCGAGCCGCGAACGCTCTGTCCGATCGGGTCGGTCAGTACCATGATTTCGCGAATCGCCACAGCGAGGGCGTCCAGTCGGCTCTCGTCGAGGCGCAGCCTGTCCAGCAGGCCGACAGCCAGCCCGTTTGCGCGTCCGTTCTCGAGGTCCTTCGCGTTCGCGGCGAGGATCTTCTCACTTGCCTCAGAGAGTCCGACGGCCATCGCTTCGAGGGCGGCGTTTTTCAGATCCCCGGATGCCGTCGCCAGCACGCGGGATGCGTCGCGCGCTCGGAGGAGGCGCTCGTCGAACGACACCCCGTGGCCGGGATCGGCGAGTGAGCTCGCGGTGGACGAAGCGATGTCTACGGCAGCGGTGTCGGTCATAAGACCGATATTAGCCAGCCGCAGGCGTACGTTCGACCCGTTCCGCCGGCACGAACCACGTTCCGACGGCTTCACCGTTCAAAGCGCGAGCAACATTGTCCGTCGACGTGATGAGGACGCCGGCTCCCGCATCGGCGGCAAGGCGGGCCGCAGACACCTTGGTGGATGCTCCCCCGGTCCCGACGCCGACAGCTCCGGCGCCGCCGAACGTCACACCGATGAGGGCGTCTCCGCGCTCCACCCGGCTGATCGGTTCGGCGCCGGCCTCGGCTGGAGGCTTCGTGTAGAGCGCGTCCACATCGCTGAGCAGCACGAGCGCGTCAGCGTGAATGAGGATCGACACGAGTGCAGCGAGCCGATCGTTGTCACCGAAACGGATCTCGTGTGTAGCAACTGTGTCGTTCTCGTTGACAATGGGAAGGATCCTGAGCGCGAGCAACCGCTCCATGGCGCGCTGGGCGTTCGAGCGGTGAGCGTCGTTCTCGAGATCACCCGCGGTGAGCAACACCTGTCCGGCTACGATCCCGTAGCGGTCAAGGCTGTCCTGGTAGCGGTAGATGAGCACGTTCTGCCCCACCGCCGCCGCGGCCTGCTGGGTAGCGAGGTCGACCGGCCGGTTGGTGAGCGCCAGGTACGGCATCCCGGTCGCGATCGCACCGCTCGAGACGAGAACGATCTCGGCGCCCCGCCCGTGGGCCGCGGCAAGCGCGTCCACGAGCGGTGCAATCTGACCGGCGTTGTCCCCGCTGATCGACGATGATCCCACCTTGACGACAACCCGCCTGGCCGAAGCCAGGTCGGACCGATCAGCTACCGTCATGACCTATTTTTCTCCCTCAGCGCTGGCTGCTTCGGCGGCCGCGCGTTCTTCATCCTCGTACTGGTCGCGCCACAGCCCGGCTTCCCGTTCGCGAACCATTTCGGCACGCGCTTCGGTTTTCGCATCCATCCGCTCGAAGTACTCCTCGCGGCGCTGGTTGCGGGTCGGGCGGTTGTTCGCGTCGAGCCTCGCATCGAGTCCACGAGGAGTCGTGATCATCTCGGCGGACGAGGTCAGCGTCGGCTCCCAGTCGAAGACCACACCGTTGTCAGAACCGATGATGACCGTGGATCCACCGACAGCACCCGCCTTGAAGAGGCCATCTTCGACGCCGAGCTTCGCGAGGCGGTCGGCAAGGTAGCCCACTGCTTCGTCGTTCGTGAAGTCGGTCTGCTGCACCCAGCGCTCGGGCTTGGCGCCACGAACACGGTAGATGTTGCCGAAGCTGCCGCCCTCGACGGTGACCGTGAACTTGGACTCGTCGACGGGACGGGGGCGGATGACGATGCGGGGGTGTGCGGCTTCGTGCTCGGCCTTGGCCTTGCGTTCGGCCTCGACCAGGTCGCCCAGTGCGTAGGAGAGCTGGCGCAATCCCTCGTGGCTGACCGTCGAGATCTCGAACACGCGGTATCCGCGGGCTTCGAGTTCGGGCTTGACCAGCTCGGCGAGGTCCTTGCCCTCTGGAACGTCCACTTTATTGAGCGCGATCAGCTGGGGGCGCTCAAGGAGCGGCGTCTGGCCCTCAGGTACCGGGTACGCGCCGAGCTCACCGAGGATGATGTCGAGGTCGCTGATCGGGTCACGACCCGGCTCGAGGGTCGCGCAGTCGAGGACGTGCACGAGGGCAGAGCAGCGCTCAACGTGACGGAGGAACTCGAGTCCGAGTCCCCTGCCCTCGCTCGCGCCCTCGATGAGTCCGGGGACGTCGGCGACGGTGTAGCGGATCTCTCCGGCCTGGACGACGCCGAGGTTGGGGTGCAGAGTCGTGAAGGGGTAGTCGGCGATCTTCGGCTTCGCAGCGCTCATGGCGGCGATCAGGCTCGACTTTCCGGCAGAGGGGTAACCGACGAGTGCGACGTCGGCAACAACCTTGAGCTCGAGGGTGAACGACCCCTCCTGCCCGAGCGTGCCGAGCAGAGCGAACCCGGGAGCCTTCCGCTTGGTGGTCGAGAGAGCCGCGTTGCCGAGGCCACCCTGTCCACCCTGCGCGATGACGTAACGGATGCCTGGCTCGGCGAAGTCGATCAGTTCGTTGCCATCGGCGTCCTTGACGACGGTTCCGACCGGTACGGGCAGTTCGAGTTCTTCACCCGTCGTCCCCGCGCGGTGGTCGCCCATGCCTGGGCCACCGTTCGGTGAGCTCCGGTGCGGTGAGCGGTGGTAGTTGAGAAGTGTCGTGACCTGCGGGTCAGAAACGAGGACGATGTCGCCACCGTTACCGCCATTTCCACCATCAGGTCCGGCAAGCGGCTTGAACTTCTCCCGACGCACAGACACGCATCCGTTACCGCCGTTTCCAGCACGCAGGTGCAATGTCACCTGATCGACGAATGTGGCCACGAGAGCCCTCCAAATTAGTTTGTTCTTCTACATAAAAAACTCAGGGGCGAGCCGAAGCTCGCCCCTGAGACACATCGAACTGATGCCTATTCGGCAGCTGCCGTCACGATGTTGATGACCTTGCGGCCGCCCTTCGCGCCGAACTCGACGGCTCCTGCCTCGAGGGCGAAGAGCGTGTCGTCACCGCCGCGTCCGACGTTGACGCCGGGGTGGAAGTGCGTGCCGCGCTGGCGAACGATGATCTCGCCTGCTGAGACAACCTGACCGCCAAAGCGCTTCACGCCGAGGCGCTGTGCGTTGGAGTCGCGACCGTTGCGAGTGGAACTCGCGCCCTTTTTGTGTGCCATCTCTGTTCTCCCTCAGGCTTACTTGATGCCGGTGATCTTGACGCGTGTGAGCTCCTGACGGTGCCCCTGACGCTTCTTGTAACCGGTCTTGTTCTTGAACTTCTGGATGTGAATCTTGGGGCCGCGGAGGTTCTCGATGAACTCAGCCGTGACTGTGACCTTTGCGAGCGACTCGGCGTCAGTGGTGATCTTGTCACCGTCGACGAGGAGAACAGCGGCCAGTTCGACCTTGCCGTCCTTGATGCTCTTGACGCGGTCCATCGTCACAATGGTGCCGACCTCTACCTTTTCCTGCCGACCACCGGCGCGCACTACTGCGTAAACCACTTCTCGTACCTACTTCTCTTGGGAGCTTGTGCTCCGAGTTGAATCTGTCAAGGAATATTCACTGTGCGGTAGACCCCAGCGGGAAGGGAGGTCAAGCTGACAGAAAACCATGGGCAAAACGCGGGATAAGCCAACGTGCACCAACAGGAAACTTTACTTGATCACACCCGATCTCACAAATGCACGCCCAGCCGTGTCGCAATTCGTAGACTTCACATCATGACCGTGCTCATCGACACTCCGTTATGGCCGGCACACAACACACTCTGGTCCCACCTCATCAGCGATGTTTCTCTCGATGAGTTGCACGCGTTCGCCGCACGTCATTCACTCCCCCGGCGCAGCTTCGACCTCGATCACTATGACGTGCCGCAGGAACGCTTCGAGGAGCTGGTCGCCGGTGGTGCCGTACCGGTGAGCGCGAATGTCCTCGTCCGCCGGCTGATCGAGAGCAACCTCAGGGTGACGGCGAAGGAACGCAAACGGCGGTCGACCCTCGGGTGAGGGCGACCGCCGTTTCGTCGTTACTCGTTAGTCAGCAGCCGGGGCGGATGTTCCGGCGTCTGCGTCGTGAGCGACAGGAGTCCCGGTCAGGCCGGCTGTCGTAACCCGGCGACGACGTGCGCGGCCGGTTCCGGGAAGCTTGGGCTCCGGAAGCGCGTCGAGCACTGAGCCGAGGAGGTCCTCTGCGTCGCGCGGGTCGACTCTCTTCGCCTTGCGTGCGGGCTCGAGGGGGATGTCGAGGATCGACAGCGCGTCCCGGGCGTCCGTACGGGAATCGGCAACCTGGGGCTCGGGGGCCGGCCTGCTGGTGTCCGGTTTGCTCGTTTCCGGCCGGCTGGCAGGAGCCGAGCTCTCGGCACGAGAGTCAGGCGCAGCTTCCTCGGCCTGGCCTGCTGAGCCGCCACCCGAGTTCCCCTGTGCCGATCCGGCGCCACGGTTCTGGCTCTTCTGGTTCTTCCGGCGTTCGTTGCGTCGCTCGCTGCGTGACTCATTGCGTCGCTCGCTGGCTGCGGGCTGCTCCGTCACCTGATCGGTCGACTGTGCGTCGTCCGCGTGAACAACGATCGTTGATGCGGCGATCTTCGCGAGGGCGTTCTTCGCGTCATCGGTGATGGCGTGTGTCGGTGCCTTCGGTGCCTGGCCGGCGTTGTTTCCTCCGCCGTTGCCGTTGGTGTTGCCACCGTTGCCGTTTCCATTGCCATTGCTGTTCGAGGTGCCACCCTTGCCGCGACGCTTGGTCTCGGGCTGGGGGGTCTGGCGGTGCTTGACGATCGGATCGTGGTGCACGATGACACCGCGTCCTGCACACACCTCGCATGGCTCACTGAATGACTCGAGCAGGCCAAGGCCCAGCTTCTTGCGCGTCATCTGAACGAGACCGAGCGAGGTCACCTCGGCGACCTGGTGCTTGGTCCGGTCACGGCTGAGGCACTCGATCAGGCGGCGCAAAACGAGATCGCGGTTGGATTCAAGCACCATGTCGATGAAGTCGACGACGATGATTCCACCGATGTCGCGCAGCCGAAGCTGGCGGACGATCTCCTCGGCGGATTCGAGGTTGTTCTTCGTTACCGTCTCCTCGAGGTTTCCGCCTGAACCGACGAATTTTCCCGTGTTGACGTCGACGACGGTCATCGCCTCGGTGCGGTCAATGACGAGCGATCCACCGGAGGGCAGCCAGACCTTGCGGTCGAGGGCCTTCTCGATCTGTTCCGTGATGCGGTACTCGTCGAAGACGTCCCGGTTTCCCTCGTAGCGCTCGACGCGCTCGAGGAGGTCGGGCGCGACGCCACGAAGGTAGCTTTCGATGACTTCCTGCGCGTCATCGCCGGCGATAAGCATCTTCTGGAAGTCCTCGTTGAACACATCGCGGACGATCTTGATCAGCAGGTCAGGCTCGGAGTGCAGCAGAGCTGGCGCCTGAACGCTCTCCATCTGCCGTGAGATCTCTGCCCACTGGTTGATCAGGCGATTGACGTCGAGCGTGAGCTGCTCCTCGGTTGCACCCTCAGCAGCGGTGCGCACGATGACGCCGACGTTGTCGGGAAGCACCTCTTTGAGGATCTTCTTGAGGCGCGCGCGTTCGGTGTCAGGAAGCTTGCGTGAGATGCCGTTCATCGAGCCGTTGGGCACGTAGACGAGGTAACGGCCGGGAAGCGACACCTGGCTGGTCAGTCGAGCACCCTTGTGTCCGACCGGGTCCTTGGTGACCTGGACGAGAACGCGGTCGCCCGGCTTGAGCGCCAGTTCGATGCGGCGCGGCTGGTTTCCGGTCTCTGCGGCGTCCCAGTCGACTTCGCCCGAGTACAGCACGGCGTTGCGTCCGCGTCCGATGTCGACGAAGGCTGCTTCCATGCTCGGCAGCACGTTCTGTACGCGGCCAAGGTAGACGTTTCCGATGAGGGATGCCTCTTCGTTACGCGCGACGTAGTGCTCAACGAGAACGCCGTCTTCGAGGACGCCGATCTGAATCTTGTTGCTCTTCGAGCGGACGATCATCGTGCGGTCGACCGACTCGCGACGGGCGAGGAACTCTGCCTCGGTGACAACCGGGCGGCGGCGTCCGGCATCACGGCCGTCGCGTCGTCGCTGTTTCTTCGCTTCGAGGCGCGTCGAGCCCTTGATGCGCTGCGGCTCGGTGATCTGCTCGACCTCGCGCGGCTGTTCCCGCGGCTGCCTGACCTTGACCACGGTGTTGGCCGGATCGTTTTGTCCTGAACGGCGTTCGTCGCCCGAGCGGCGGCGGGCGCGGCGGCGGACCGTCGACGGCTCGTCGTCCTCGTCATCGTCATCGTCGATCACGTCATCGCGATAATCACGCGCGGGGAGCGGCTTGACGTCGGGCGCCTGGAAGAACAGCGCTGTCGTCGGCGCTGTGGAGTACGCGGCGAAGATGCCGGACGCCGTGCTCCCAGCGGTCTTCGCGGGCTCGGCAGCGTTTGTTGCTGACTGCTCGCCAGCAGTCTCGGCTTCGGGCTGAGGGGCGTCGGCGACATCGCCAGCGGCGTCGTGGGCTGCGGACTCGTCATCGGCTGCAACGCCCTCGGGGGCCACAGGCTCGGCGTCGGATGACGACGCACCCTCGGCGTCAGCGCGTTGAGGTGCGTCTTGCTCGCCGAGTCCGTCTGATGCGGCATCCGGTGCCTGAATGCCAGCACTCGGCGTCAGGAACGCCTGCTCCTCGGCTACCTGATTCTCGGTGCTTTCGAGCGCTGCGCCCTCGCTGTTGGTTGATGTGTCGGCCGTGTTATCAAAATTTTCATTCACCATTCCTGGTGCACTCCTCATCCGGCACGGCAGCCGCGCTGCCCATCCGGGAACTCTCGAGCGGTTTCTCGCTTTCGCGTACTCCCCGCAAATCCTGTACGTCCACGACCGGCCCTGTGGCTCTGGTCGCGTACCTTCTTTGTCGGCCGTACCCCTTCGAGTTGTGACCGACGAACACTTTTGTCTCAAACACTGGGCGAACGCTGTTTCATTACGAGCGCCGTGCCCAATAAGCCTTCTGTTGTACGACCCTAGAGCGCGGCCCTATGGTCGTCCATTCATTATCGCACGGCGGGCGTGCTCAGAGCGATTCTCCCGGCTCGCGCCGCAACACTGTGTCGTTCTCTTGCCGTTCCCTGGAGACGTGAGCCGCGAAGGGCTTTGCTCGGACACAAACGGCCACTCGCATCGCCCGCGGGCCTTGCTCGGACACAAACGGTCGCACTTCTCACGAAAGTGCAGCCCTTTCTGTCCGAGCAGCGACTGACCAGCCATTTGTGACCGAGCAGCGGATGCCGTGCCGCCCCGGACGCGCGGCGGCGTGCCGCGCCGCACCCCGCCTGCGTGTCGTACCCTCGAATCGTGAGCCGCGACGAGACCAACACCCGACCGACTGTCCTCGCAGTCTTTCTCATCCTCGCGGGCATCATCGGTGAGATCGCCGCTTTCGCCCTCACGGTCGAGAAGATTCACACACTGTCATCGCCCGGCGAGTCGCTGTCGTGCGACTTCAGCGTCCTCGTGCAGTGCGGCGCCAACCTCGAGTCCTGGCAGGGCTCGGTATTCGGTTTCCCCAACCCGCTGCTCGGCCTCGCGGGCTGGGCCGCTCCGATCGCCGTCGGCATCAGCATCCTCGCCGGTGCCCGCTTCGCGCGCTGGTACTGGGCGCTATTCAACCTGGGCCTCGCCGGCGCTCTCGCTTTCGTGATCTGGCTGATCTCCCAGAGCATCTTCGTGCTCGGGACCCTGTGCCCGTGGTGCATGGTCACCTGGTCGGTGACCATCCCCGCGTTCCTCGCCGTGACCCTCTACAACCTGAAAGCCGGGAATCTTCCCGCACCGGCCGGCGTGCGCCGGGCAGCCGGGGCGCTCTACGGCTGGCTCGTGCCGCTCACCCTGGCCTGCTACCTGATCGTCGCCGTGATCGCGCAGGTGCGCCTCGATGTCCTGCAGCACCTCTAACGAGCGGGGTCGCAGGGTAACGGCATAACGCGCAGCGACACAGCGCCTGTTAACGACACGGCGCTCGTTTAAACGACACAGCGCCAGTTAACGACACAGCGAGGCGCCCGTTCCCGGGTCGCCTCGCTGTGTTGAGGTGGATCGGTTACTTGAACCAGAGCGCGAGTTCGCGCGCCGCCGACTCAGGGCTGTCCGAGCCGTGAACCAGGTTCTGCTGAACCTTCAGGCCCCAGTCGCGACCGAAGTCTCCACGGATGGTGCCGGGAGCTGCCGTCGTCGGGTCTGTCGTACCCGCGAGGCTGCGGAAGCCCTCGATCACGCGGTCACCGGCGACGCGAATCGCGACGATCGGACCTGACAGCATGAACTCGACGAGCGGCTCGTAGAACGGCTTGCCCTCGTGCTCGGCGTAGTGCGCCGCGAGCACCGATCGGTCGGGCTGAACGAGACGGATGTCGACGAGCGAGTAGCCCTTCGCCTCAATACGCGCGAGGATCGCTCCGGTCAGGTTGCGTGCGACACCGTCCGGCTTGACCAGAACGAGTGTTTCTTCAACTGCCATGTGTTTCGTCTCCCAATTGCGCTGCGGCCGCTTTTTCGCGGTCGATCCGACCGCCAGCCACCATGGAGTAAACCCACATGCCGGCAAAAAGCGCACCAATAATGAACATGATCGGCACCAGGATGCCGGTAGCAACGATAACGCCTTGCAGCACCCAGCCCGCAATGATGCCCCAGCGGTAGCGGAGCCCGGCGAGGGCCACCAGGATCGCGACACAGATCGCTGCGCCGCCCCCGAGGGCCACCGGAGCAGGAAGCACCTTGAGCCCGAAGGCCACCAGCGCGGCGAGGAACATCACGATGAGTTCAAAGCCAAGGACGATCGACGCGAGGGATTGCCTCACGCTCTGTCGCTGTCGTCTCATGACTTCTTCCACTCTCCGGCTTCGGCCAGCTCGATGACCTCGCCTGCGAGAACGACAGAGCCGGTGACGACGACGAGCCTCGACGGGCCGTCATTCGCCCATTCGCGTGCGGCGAAGACCGCGTCTTCCACGGTGTCGTACGCGTGAATGAGTCCGGGATCTGCGACAGCCGCTGCACGCCTGGCGAGAGAAGCGGCAGGGATGGACCGTTCGGACGACGGTTCGGTCACGTGGATGCGTGCCGCAATCGGCGCGAGCACGGAGAGGATTCCCTCGGCGTCCTTGTCTCCGAGTACACCGACGACGAAGACGGTCTCGGCGAAGTCGAAGTACTTCCCAAGCGCGGCGGCGAGTGATCGTGCGCCGTGCGGGTTGTGCGCCGCATCGATGAGAACCGTCGGCTCGATGCCGACGAGTTGAAGCCGCCCGGGAGTGGTGATCTCCGAGAGCCCCTCGACCAGTGGCTCCGTCGAGAGCGGCTGGCTGCCGTCGCCGAGGAATGTCTCGACCGCGGCGATGGCGACCGCCGCGTTCTGACCCTGGTGGTCACCGTAGAGCGGGAGGAAGAGGTCGTTGTACTCCCCCGCCCGTCCGCGCACGCTGATCACCTGGCCGCCGACGGCGACATGATCCGCCGTCAATGCGAAGTCGACGTCCTGTGCGATGACGGGCGCTTCGTCCCGTTCTGCCGCCTTCACGATCTCTGCCATGGCGTCGGGATGCTGCGCCGCGGTGACGACGGTAGCGGCCGGCTTGATGATGCCCGCCTTGGTTCGCGCGATCTCTGCAATGGTCGACCCGAGTCGGGCAACGTGGTCGAGATCGATCGGGGTGAACACGGCAATCTGCGCATCGGCGACATTGGTGGAATCCCACTCACCGCCCATCCCGACCTCGATCACACCGACGTCGATCGGCGCATCAGCGAAGCTCGCATAAGCGAGCACGGTGAGCACCTCAAAGAAGGTCAGCGGCACGTCACCGGCGTTTTCAAGCTCGAGGTCGACCATCTCGACGTACGTCCGAATGTCTTCCCAGTTGCGGGCGAGGGCCTCGTTCGAGATCGGTTCACCGTCGATAACGATGCGCTCGTTAAAGCTCACAAGGTGCGGGCTCGTAAAGAGTCCGGTCCGGAGCCCGTAGGCACGGAGAATTCCCTCGATCAGCCGGCTCGTGCTCGTCTTGCCGTTGGTTCCCGTGAGCTGGATGATCGGGAACGCCCGTTGCGGGTCGCCGAGCAGGTCGAGCACCCTGCGGGTCGGCTCCAGCCGCGGCCGAGGAGCCTGCTCGCCCGTTCGGGCGAGCAGGTCCTCGTAGACAGCCTGTCCTTCATCGGCAAATTCGTCGTCAATTTCAGACATTGATGCTCCTGGTAGCGCGGCGAACGGCCACGATGAACGGTCCGGCGTTGGCGAACTGTCCCTTGGCGAACTCCTGGTAGAACTCCGGCTGGTCGTCGAGAAGCTCGGGGAGCCACTCCGCCGGTGTACCGGCACGGCGCGCGTCGTCGATTTCGGCGAACGCGTGGATCGAGGTGGTCGTCGCGAGCGTCTCCGCGGCGATGTCGACCTCGGTGACGAAGGTCACGGCATCCGCATCTTCCG is part of the Mycetocola zhujimingii genome and encodes:
- a CDS encoding Rne/Rng family ribonuclease, whose product is MVNENFDNTADTSTNSEGAALESTENQVAEEQAFLTPSAGIQAPDAASDGLGEQDAPQRADAEGASSSDAEPVAPEGVAADDESAAHDAAGDVADAPQPEAETAGEQSATNAAEPAKTAGSTASGIFAAYSTAPTTALFFQAPDVKPLPARDYRDDVIDDDDDEDDEPSTVRRRARRRSGDERRSGQNDPANTVVKVRQPREQPREVEQITEPQRIKGSTRLEAKKQRRRDGRDAGRRRPVVTEAEFLARRESVDRTMIVRSKSNKIQIGVLEDGVLVEHYVARNEEASLIGNVYLGRVQNVLPSMEAAFVDIGRGRNAVLYSGEVDWDAAETGNQPRRIELALKPGDRVLVQVTKDPVGHKGARLTSQVSLPGRYLVYVPNGSMNGISRKLPDTERARLKKILKEVLPDNVGVIVRTAAEGATEEQLTLDVNRLINQWAEISRQMESVQAPALLHSEPDLLIKIVRDVFNEDFQKMLIAGDDAQEVIESYLRGVAPDLLERVERYEGNRDVFDEYRITEQIEKALDRKVWLPSGGSLVIDRTEAMTVVDVNTGKFVGSGGNLEETVTKNNLESAEEIVRQLRLRDIGGIIVVDFIDMVLESNRDLVLRRLIECLSRDRTKHQVAEVTSLGLVQMTRKKLGLGLLESFSEPCEVCAGRGVIVHHDPIVKHRQTPQPETKRRGKGGTSNSNGNGNGNGGNTNGNGGGNNAGQAPKAPTHAITDDAKNALAKIAASTIVVHADDAQSTDQVTEQPAASERRNESRSERRNERRKNQKSQNRGAGSAQGNSGGGSAGQAEEAAPDSRAESSAPASRPETSKPDTSRPAPEPQVADSRTDARDALSILDIPLEPARKAKRVDPRDAEDLLGSVLDALPEPKLPGTGRARRRRVTTAGLTGTPVAHDADAGTSAPAAD
- the rpmA gene encoding 50S ribosomal protein L27, which produces MAHKKGASSTRNGRDSNAQRLGVKRFGGQVVSAGEIIVRQRGTHFHPGVNVGRGGDDTLFALEAGAVEFGAKGGRKVINIVTAAAE
- a CDS encoding bifunctional folylpolyglutamate synthase/dihydrofolate synthase — protein: MSEIDDEFADEGQAVYEDLLARTGEQAPRPRLEPTRRVLDLLGDPQRAFPIIQLTGTNGKTSTSRLIEGILRAYGLRTGLFTSPHLVSFNERIVIDGEPISNEALARNWEDIRTYVEMVDLELENAGDVPLTFFEVLTVLAYASFADAPIDVGVIEVGMGGEWDSTNVADAQIAVFTPIDLDHVARLGSTIAEIARTKAGIIKPAATVVTAAQHPDAMAEIVKAAERDEAPVIAQDVDFALTADHVAVGGQVISVRGRAGEYNDLFLPLYGDHQGQNAAVAIAAVETFLGDGSQPLSTEPLVEGLSEITTPGRLQLVGIEPTVLIDAAHNPHGARSLAAALGKYFDFAETVFVVGVLGDKDAEGILSVLAPIAARIHVTEPSSERSIPAASLARRAAAVADPGLIHAYDTVEDAVFAAREWANDGPSRLVVVTGSVVLAGEVIELAEAGEWKKS
- a CDS encoding DUF4031 domain-containing protein; translation: MTVLIDTPLWPAHNTLWSHLISDVSLDELHAFAARHSLPRRSFDLDHYDVPQERFEELVAGGAVPVSANVLVRRLIESNLRVTAKERKRRSTLG
- a CDS encoding glutamate-5-semialdehyde dehydrogenase → MTDTAAVDIASSTASSLADPGHGVSFDERLLRARDASRVLATASGDLKNAALEAMAVGLSEASEKILAANAKDLENGRANGLAVGLLDRLRLDESRLDALAVAIREIMVLTDPIGQSVRGSRLPNGVRIDQIRVPFGVVGAIYEARPNVTIDIAALAIKSGNAVVLRGGSAAENTNGRLVEVIQDALGSVGLPSGAAQTIDEFGRDGATRLMQARGLVDVLVPRGSASLIQAVVTESRVPVIETGAGVVHIYLDESAREDWATDIVHNAKVQRPSVCNAVETVLVHAAAADRLLPGVLARLAESGVTIHADDATRAIWPDALVATEEDWATEHMSLDISVRVVDGLDEAIDHISQYSTGHTESIITESVSSAERFLAEVDSAVVMVNASTRFTDGGEFGFGAEVGISTQKLHARGPMGVSELTSTKWTVRGTGQVRG
- the ndk gene encoding nucleoside-diphosphate kinase, which codes for MAVEETLVLVKPDGVARNLTGAILARIEAKGYSLVDIRLVQPDRSVLAAHYAEHEGKPFYEPLVEFMLSGPIVAIRVAGDRVIEGFRSLAGTTDPTTAAPGTIRGDFGRDWGLKVQQNLVHGSDSPESAARELALWFK
- the proB gene encoding glutamate 5-kinase, whose amino-acid sequence is MTVADRSDLASARRVVVKVGSSSISGDNAGQIAPLVDALAAAHGRGAEIVLVSSGAIATGMPYLALTNRPVDLATQQAAAAVGQNVLIYRYQDSLDRYGIVAGQVLLTAGDLENDAHRSNAQRAMERLLALRILPIVNENDTVATHEIRFGDNDRLAALVSILIHADALVLLSDVDALYTKPPAEAGAEPISRVERGDALIGVTFGGAGAVGVGTGGASTKVSAARLAADAGAGVLITSTDNVARALNGEAVGTWFVPAERVERTPAAG
- a CDS encoding vitamin K epoxide reductase family protein, whose product is MSRDETNTRPTVLAVFLILAGIIGEIAAFALTVEKIHTLSSPGESLSCDFSVLVQCGANLESWQGSVFGFPNPLLGLAGWAAPIAVGISILAGARFARWYWALFNLGLAGALAFVIWLISQSIFVLGTLCPWCMVTWSVTIPAFLAVTLYNLKAGNLPAPAGVRRAAGALYGWLVPLTLACYLIVAVIAQVRLDVLQHL
- a CDS encoding DUF4233 domain-containing protein is translated as MRQSLASIVLGFELIVMFLAALVAFGLKVLPAPVALGGGAAICVAILVALAGLRYRWGIIAGWVLQGVIVATGILVPIMFIIGALFAGMWVYSMVAGGRIDREKAAAAQLGDETHGS
- the rplU gene encoding 50S ribosomal protein L21, translating into MVYAVVRAGGRQEKVEVGTIVTMDRVKSIKDGKVELAAVLLVDGDKITTDAESLAKVTVTAEFIENLRGPKIHIQKFKNKTGYKKRQGHRQELTRVKITGIK
- the obgE gene encoding GTPase ObgE — translated: MATFVDQVTLHLRAGNGGNGCVSVRREKFKPLAGPDGGNGGNGGDIVLVSDPQVTTLLNYHRSPHRSSPNGGPGMGDHRAGTTGEELELPVPVGTVVKDADGNELIDFAEPGIRYVIAQGGQGGLGNAALSTTKRKAPGFALLGTLGQEGSFTLELKVVADVALVGYPSAGKSSLIAAMSAAKPKIADYPFTTLHPNLGVVQAGEIRYTVADVPGLIEGASEGRGLGLEFLRHVERCSALVHVLDCATLEPGRDPISDLDIILGELGAYPVPEGQTPLLERPQLIALNKVDVPEGKDLAELVKPELEARGYRVFEISTVSHEGLRQLSYALGDLVEAERKAKAEHEAAHPRIVIRPRPVDESKFTVTVEGGSFGNIYRVRGAKPERWVQQTDFTNDEAVGYLADRLAKLGVEDGLFKAGAVGGSTVIIGSDNGVVFDWEPTLTSSAEMITTPRGLDARLDANNRPTRNQRREEYFERMDAKTEARAEMVREREAGLWRDQYEDEERAAAEAASAEGEK